The following is a genomic window from Candidatus Paceibacter sp..
ACCTTCTGGCAATTGCCAAAAACGCCCTGACGGTAAAAACGCCTTCTGGGTTGGCCTATAAAATCGCTTGTTAATTTTTCAAAGAACTAAAGTGTTACACCCAATAAAATTTCAATTTCATCAAGAAGCCTCGTTGCAGATTTACCTCTATACGGACTTTTAGTATAATACTTTCCCTCACGATAAACCGTGGTATTAATACAAAAGGTGCATTTGTACGGGCATCCCATACCTGAATGAATGCTTAACATTTTACCAAATTTTCTGTTTTTAATATTTTCGCTGTCAATTATAGCCCTATATAAATAGTCATCTAAATTAAATAGTTCGTAGTTTGGAAACGGCAATGCATCTAAATCGTGGTGATTTCTATTTCCAGTAAAAATTGTCTTGCCTTCCCTGTTTTTGTACACAATACCTTTAATAGAGTTAAGTCCCTTTAACCCCGAAAGAGATTCTGCTAATTCCAAACAAGTATATTCCCCCTCTCCGATAACAACTATGTCTACCAAACTATCCGCGCATGTCTCTTCAGGAAAGAGTGTTGCATGGACTCCTCCCCAAATAATAGGTAAAGATGGATACTTTCCTCGGATGATAGTTGCTGCTTTTACTGCAGATGGTAATTGGGCTGTCATAGAGGAAATACCTACAAATAGTGTCTCTTGAGGATTTATTTGATTTAATTCAGAGGCCAAATCCACTTTGCCCAAGATACCATCTAATATTTTTACGTTGTAACCGTGCTGACTCAATACACTGCCTATAGATAGGAGTCCCATCCTGATCCCAGAGCTTCCACTTAATACTTTTTTGGGAGTCCAGTCTATAGTGATTGGGGGAGGCGAAATTAGCACTATCATTTTTTTATTCATAATGTTGACAATTATCCTTTGATAATCTTTTTTATAGTATCATAAATCATCATAGGCGCTATATAATTCATGCATGGTTTACTTTGTGTACACCTTGGACTCAAACAGGGTATACAACTGTAATCAATTTGGGGTAATAATTTTATACCATTCTGTACATAGATTTCGGAGGCTAGTGTAGGCCCGAAAAGTGCAATTGTCTTTTTGTTTAAAGCACTGGCAATATGTAAACCCAAGCTATCATTGGTAACAAAAACATTGCAGGAATTTATCCACTCAAAGTATTCTTCAATGTTTTTCAATCCTTGTTGCCAGGAGATTGTGTACTTATTGCCAATAAGTTTTTCTAGTTCTTTCCAATATTCCATAGGCCATGCCTTGTTTGGCCATTTTTTACCTACATCATAATTAAAGCCTATGTCATACATAACGCTGGACTGCGGTTTGTATCCAAGGATACAACCTTCGCCTTGCCATTTTGCCCCTACCATCTCAAACAAGATTTCTTCCCAATGCTTTTTTGTTTTTTTCTTATATTCCTGATACATACAAATCTCTAATACATGTTGAGAGCCATCGTAGGCAAGAGCGACACCTTTTTCTGGATCAAACC
Proteins encoded in this region:
- a CDS encoding cobalamin B12-binding domain-containing protein, with translation MNKKMIVLISPPPITIDWTPKKVLSGSSGIRMGLLSIGSVLSQHGYNVKILDGILGKVDLASELNQINPQETLFVGISSMTAQLPSAVKAATIIRGKYPSLPIIWGGVHATLFPEETCADSLVDIVVIGEGEYTCLELAESLSGLKGLNSIKGIVYKNREGKTIFTGNRNHHDLDALPFPNYELFNLDDYLYRAIIDSENIKNRKFGKMLSIHSGMGCPYKCTFCINTTVYREGKYYTKSPYRGKSATRLLDEIEILLGVTL
- a CDS encoding glycosyltransferase family 9 protein; its protein translation is MHKEKVLIIKLGYSETLDGEIGMITSLGDVLRSTVLLHLYKNAHVTWLVDEKAFLLLKGNPFIHRILSYDLTSVLQLQSERFDTVINLEKVPGVCAFSDSINAWRRYGFRFDPEKGVALAYDGSQHVLEICMYQEYKKKTKKHWEEILFEMVGAKWQGEGCILGYKPQSSVMYDIGFNYDVGKKWPNKAWPMEYWKELEKLIGNKYTISWQQGLKNIEEYFEWINSCNVFVTNDSLGLHIASALNKKTIALFGPTLASEIYVQNGIKLLPQIDYSCIPCLSPRCTQSKPCMNYIAPMMIYDTIKKIIKG